A single genomic interval of Tautonia marina harbors:
- a CDS encoding DUF2239 family protein, whose amino-acid sequence MDEERTYTAFAGVRRIATADRKTMLLETKAYLDGGNPEPVLIFEDQTGKQVDFDFRGTPEEVLERVDPSGSKRQGPGRPKLGVVAREVTLLPRHWEWLEQQPSGASAALRRLVDEARKREPRAERERRALEAAGAFMWSMAGNLPGFEEASRALFARDRECFDQLIDDWPADIRDHLRRLVEKPFQGVHEAPPSEELSAGT is encoded by the coding sequence ATGGACGAGGAACGCACGTACACAGCGTTTGCTGGAGTGAGGCGGATAGCCACGGCGGATCGGAAAACGATGCTGCTTGAGACGAAGGCGTATCTGGACGGGGGCAATCCGGAGCCGGTCTTGATCTTTGAGGATCAGACCGGCAAGCAGGTCGATTTCGACTTCCGGGGGACACCGGAGGAGGTTCTGGAGCGGGTCGACCCCTCCGGGTCGAAGCGACAGGGGCCGGGGCGGCCGAAGCTCGGCGTGGTCGCGAGGGAGGTCACGCTTCTGCCAAGGCACTGGGAATGGCTCGAACAGCAGCCGAGCGGGGCCTCGGCCGCCCTGCGGCGGCTGGTGGACGAGGCGAGGAAGCGGGAGCCACGAGCCGAGCGGGAGCGGAGGGCCCTGGAGGCGGCAGGCGCGTTCATGTGGTCGATGGCGGGGAACCTGCCGGGGTTCGAGGAGGCGTCTCGGGCGCTCTTTGCCAGGGATCGGGAGTGCTTCGACCAGCTCATCGACGACTGGCCGGCGGACATCCGCGACCACCTGCGGCGGCTGGTGGAGAAGCCGTTCCAGGGTGTCCACGAGGCGCCTCCGTCTGAGGAGCTCTCGGCGGGGACGTGA
- the aroC gene encoding chorismate synthase, whose protein sequence is MLRYLTAGESHGPALTAIVEGFPSGITLDAEFINIDLKRRQGGYGRGKRQTLETDRVIVDSGTYHGVTTGGPITLRLINNDAKLERLKEPAAPRGGHIDLAGSIAYQTGIRQVLERASARETAMRVAVGGLAKLLLRDLGIDVFGYVRELGGIDAPPVSLDPALRDASPVYSCNPEIDPRIVAAIDAAREAGDTLGGVVEAVVTGCPIGLGSHAQWDRKLDARLALAVMSIQAIKGVEIGLGIEAARRPGSKVMDPIRFEPEHDPSDRRFGFRRPTNNAGGIEGGTTNGEPIVVRAAKKPISTLAARGPSVNMATKGESPASYERSDVCAVPAASVILESVVAFEIASAVAERFVGSSLDAIRAAMLAMHDLSRRHLDEFWTAGPVSQ, encoded by the coding sequence ATGCTCCGCTACCTGACGGCCGGTGAATCGCACGGCCCGGCCCTGACGGCCATCGTCGAAGGCTTCCCCTCGGGCATCACGCTCGACGCCGAGTTCATCAACATCGACCTCAAGCGCCGCCAGGGGGGCTACGGCCGGGGCAAGCGGCAGACCCTCGAAACCGACCGCGTCATCGTCGATTCCGGCACCTACCACGGCGTGACCACCGGCGGGCCGATCACGCTGCGTCTGATCAACAACGACGCGAAGCTCGAACGCCTCAAGGAGCCCGCCGCCCCCCGCGGCGGCCACATCGACCTTGCCGGCTCGATCGCCTACCAGACCGGCATCCGCCAGGTCCTCGAACGGGCCTCGGCCCGCGAAACGGCCATGCGCGTCGCCGTCGGCGGCCTGGCCAAGCTCCTGCTCCGCGACCTCGGGATCGACGTCTTCGGCTACGTCCGGGAACTCGGCGGCATCGACGCCCCCCCCGTTTCGCTTGACCCCGCCCTCCGCGACGCCAGCCCCGTCTACTCCTGCAACCCCGAGATCGACCCCCGCATCGTCGCCGCCATCGACGCCGCCCGAGAGGCCGGCGACACCCTCGGCGGCGTCGTCGAGGCCGTCGTCACCGGCTGCCCGATCGGCCTCGGTTCTCATGCCCAGTGGGACCGCAAGCTCGACGCCCGCCTCGCCCTGGCCGTCATGAGCATCCAGGCGATCAAAGGCGTCGAGATCGGCCTCGGCATCGAGGCTGCCCGCCGCCCCGGCTCGAAGGTCATGGACCCGATCCGCTTCGAGCCCGAGCACGACCCCTCCGACCGCCGCTTCGGCTTCCGCCGCCCCACCAACAACGCCGGCGGCATCGAAGGCGGCACCACCAACGGCGAGCCGATCGTCGTCCGCGCCGCCAAGAAGCCGATCAGCACCCTCGCCGCCCGCGGCCCCTCGGTCAACATGGCCACCAAGGGGGAATCCCCCGCCAGCTACGAGCGCTCCGACGTCTGCGCCGTCCCCGCCGCCAGCGTCATCCTCGAATCCGTCGTCGCCTTCGAGATCGCCTCCGCCGTCGCCGAGCGCTTCGTCGGCTCCAGCCTCGACGCCATCCGCGCCGCCATGCTCGCGATGCACGACCTCTCCCGCCGCCACCTCGACGAGTTCTGGACTGCCGGTCCCGTCAGCCAGTAA